From the Oleiharenicola lentus genome, one window contains:
- a CDS encoding DUF4340 domain-containing protein: MRSKVTVVLLFLNVVVFGYIYYFMAVRDPTLESRRRVLPPEIASLKAFTRTTRSGETVRLEKRDNTSWWLTAPFEWPANPNAVNRIHNELQFLEHETSFTVAELEKGGQSLADYGLNNPMLTLDLGTVGKEFRLLVGDDTRTGNRLYLYAPATQRVHVVSRSLAESVGLPLSDLRTDTIFTIPVFEVRSLNIQTGAPAEGQTTTPANLKVRLRRDQSGRWGFETPIIARADKAGVETTINALNSLTALSFPDQVEADRTGLDAPILRVTFEGTARRETLLLGSAAADGAYYARFEDKNVIFTAQVPEPLLKVLRSSQEELRDRHVLDLDPGSVTALTITAPGLPELSLQRLEATGNGQAQWQAVTRSDGQAPVTTAADADVIGDLLEKLKRLSASKFLSDAPSDADKENWGFNRPEREISLSLSTGGGLTGNDPTTALLQIGVSPDRPGLAFARLNNPPFVYEIVPDILNDTPVTALHYRQRLLRKLPEGAVLTSLSLVDLGTGTSIYSQKLAAGDKSWDAALAVESESARKALRAVIDELATLRAARFTAESFSSDHAITPEGSHPWRYRLDYTVSFANAPDTPASLFVTERLGGSTLLAGTAEFGGVTFAVNQPLLDALFTLTYREKNDPGPAPAPPADPAPAPAENKPAGTQP; the protein is encoded by the coding sequence ATGCGCTCCAAAGTCACCGTTGTCCTGCTTTTTCTGAACGTCGTCGTTTTCGGCTACATTTACTATTTCATGGCGGTCCGGGATCCCACGCTGGAGTCCCGCCGCCGCGTGCTGCCACCGGAAATCGCCAGTCTCAAGGCCTTCACCCGCACGACCCGCTCCGGCGAGACGGTGCGCTTGGAAAAGCGGGACAACACCTCCTGGTGGCTGACCGCGCCCTTCGAGTGGCCCGCGAATCCCAACGCGGTCAACCGCATCCACAACGAGCTTCAGTTCCTGGAGCACGAAACCAGCTTCACGGTCGCGGAGCTCGAGAAGGGCGGCCAATCCCTCGCGGACTACGGGCTCAACAATCCCATGCTCACGCTCGACCTCGGCACGGTCGGCAAGGAATTCCGCCTGTTGGTCGGCGATGACACCCGCACCGGCAACCGCCTCTACCTCTACGCCCCCGCCACCCAGCGCGTCCATGTGGTCAGTCGCAGCTTGGCGGAGAGCGTGGGGCTCCCGCTCAGCGACCTGCGCACGGATACCATCTTCACCATCCCGGTCTTCGAGGTCCGCTCGCTGAACATTCAGACGGGTGCGCCGGCCGAGGGGCAGACCACCACCCCGGCCAACCTGAAGGTCCGGCTTCGTCGTGACCAGTCCGGCCGCTGGGGGTTCGAGACTCCCATCATCGCCCGGGCCGACAAGGCCGGCGTCGAGACCACGATCAATGCGCTCAACAGTCTCACCGCTCTCTCGTTTCCCGACCAGGTCGAGGCCGACCGCACGGGACTCGATGCCCCCATCTTGCGCGTGACCTTCGAGGGCACTGCGCGCCGCGAAACGCTGCTGCTCGGTTCGGCCGCGGCCGATGGGGCCTATTACGCGCGCTTTGAGGACAAAAACGTGATCTTTACCGCCCAAGTGCCCGAGCCCCTGCTCAAGGTGCTGCGCTCCTCACAGGAGGAACTGCGCGACCGCCATGTGCTCGACCTCGATCCCGGCAGCGTGACCGCCCTCACCATCACCGCCCCCGGACTTCCGGAACTGTCCCTTCAGCGCCTGGAAGCGACCGGCAACGGCCAGGCCCAGTGGCAGGCGGTGACCCGCAGCGACGGCCAGGCCCCGGTGACCACGGCGGCCGACGCCGATGTGATCGGCGATCTGCTGGAAAAGCTGAAGCGTCTCAGCGCATCGAAGTTCCTTAGCGACGCCCCCTCCGATGCCGACAAGGAGAACTGGGGCTTCAACCGCCCCGAGCGCGAAATCAGCCTCAGCCTGAGCACGGGCGGCGGACTCACCGGCAACGACCCCACGACCGCCCTGCTGCAGATCGGCGTCTCGCCCGACCGCCCGGGCCTCGCCTTCGCCCGGCTCAACAACCCGCCGTTCGTTTACGAGATCGTCCCCGACATCCTCAACGACACGCCCGTCACCGCCCTGCACTACCGGCAACGGCTCCTGCGGAAGCTGCCCGAGGGAGCCGTCCTGACCAGCCTGAGCCTCGTTGATCTCGGCACCGGCACCTCGATCTACAGCCAGAAACTCGCCGCCGGGGACAAGTCCTGGGACGCGGCGCTTGCCGTTGAATCGGAGTCCGCCCGCAAGGCCCTTCGGGCAGTGATCGATGAACTCGCAACCCTGCGCGCCGCCCGGTTCACCGCGGAAAGCTTTTCGTCCGATCATGCCATCACGCCGGAGGGCAGCCATCCCTGGCGCTACCGCCTCGATTACACGGTCTCGTTTGCCAACGCGCCCGACACGCCTGCCAGCCTGTTTGTCACCGAAAGACTGGGCGGCAGCACACTGCTGGCCGGGACGGCGGAATTTGGCGGCGTAACTTTTGCCGTGAACCAGCCGCTGCTCGACGCTCTCTTCACGCTTACCTACCGCGAAAAAAATGATCCGGGCCCCGCACCCGCTCCGCCCGCCGACCCTGCACCCGCCCCGGCCGAAAACAAACCCGCCGGCACCCAGCCCTGA
- a CDS encoding GldG family protein, with translation MASYDSFRAARLIRFVNLILQAVLFLALFIGLNYIALNHTWRFDLSESRRYSLSAETRAYLANLERDVRIYVTIPADGADAELEQARRDIMALLREYTYHAGKVTQHRIDVRSLDIYQSRRDAEELGLDQPNQVVLVTDRHRHVLALGDFYTTRDLQIEGFHGEAALTAAILDVTKAEKQKIYFLTGHDEMRPDDVDRRRGLSGLREELRQRNYDVASLDLTLSRQIPEDAAMVVVASPQKPVRPFEEMLLRDYLTTRAGRLVLMIDPGVAHGLENLALDWGVRIYDNVIYDLDPRSLTETNDTRLWRFLPDPESGITDNFVNGSGLSLIVGPARVVSDDLARSVDEGLRVKKLIATSKEAWGESSYRLRNVLPSYTPEQDLKGELGVMVISERLKPANLPLSVRGGRLAVLGTADLVTNDRINTVGNLNLFLATVRWAIDQDNRLNIPVRPIERFQLALSADELMRLRVGLLLGVPGLVAAMGLFVYWTRRN, from the coding sequence ATGGCCAGCTACGACAGCTTCCGCGCCGCCCGCCTGATCCGGTTCGTCAACCTGATCCTCCAGGCCGTGCTGTTCCTCGCGCTCTTCATCGGGCTCAACTACATCGCCCTCAACCATACGTGGCGGTTCGACCTGAGCGAAAGCCGCCGCTATTCGCTGTCGGCGGAGACCCGCGCCTATCTGGCCAACCTGGAGCGTGACGTGCGCATTTACGTGACCATCCCGGCCGATGGGGCCGACGCGGAGTTGGAACAGGCGCGGCGCGACATCATGGCCCTGCTCCGTGAATACACCTATCACGCCGGCAAGGTCACCCAGCACCGCATCGACGTGCGCAGCCTCGACATTTACCAGAGCCGGCGCGACGCCGAGGAACTCGGCCTGGATCAACCCAATCAAGTCGTCCTGGTGACCGACCGGCACCGCCATGTGCTCGCCCTCGGCGATTTCTACACCACGCGTGACCTGCAGATTGAGGGATTCCACGGCGAGGCCGCCCTCACCGCCGCCATCCTCGACGTCACCAAGGCCGAAAAACAGAAGATTTATTTCCTGACCGGACACGACGAGATGCGCCCGGACGACGTGGACCGCCGCCGCGGACTATCCGGGCTGCGGGAGGAGCTCCGCCAGCGCAATTACGATGTCGCCAGTCTCGACCTCACGCTCAGCCGGCAGATCCCCGAAGACGCCGCCATGGTCGTCGTTGCCTCGCCCCAAAAACCCGTGCGCCCTTTCGAGGAAATGCTGCTCCGCGACTACCTCACCACCCGGGCGGGCCGGCTGGTGCTGATGATTGATCCCGGCGTGGCCCACGGACTGGAAAACCTCGCCTTGGACTGGGGCGTGCGAATTTACGACAATGTCATCTACGATCTCGATCCGCGCAGCCTGACCGAGACCAACGACACGCGCCTCTGGCGCTTCCTGCCGGATCCGGAGAGCGGGATCACCGACAATTTCGTCAACGGCAGCGGCTTGTCGCTCATCGTCGGCCCGGCGCGCGTCGTCAGCGACGACCTCGCCCGCTCAGTGGACGAGGGCCTGCGCGTCAAGAAGCTGATCGCGACCAGCAAGGAAGCCTGGGGTGAGTCCAGTTACCGGCTGCGCAACGTGCTACCCTCCTACACTCCCGAGCAGGATCTGAAGGGCGAGCTCGGCGTGATGGTCATCTCGGAACGGCTCAAGCCCGCCAACCTTCCTCTCAGTGTCCGCGGCGGACGCCTCGCTGTCCTCGGCACCGCGGATCTCGTGACCAACGACCGCATCAACACGGTCGGCAATTTGAACCTGTTCCTCGCCACCGTCCGCTGGGCGATCGATCAGGACAACCGCCTGAATATTCCGGTCCGGCCGATCGAGCGGTTCCAACTCGCCCTGAGCGCCGACGAACTGATGCGCCTGCGCGTCGGTCTCCTCCTGGGCGTCCCCGGCCTCGTCGCCGCGATGGGGCTCTTCGTTTACTGGACCCGCCGGAACTAA
- a CDS encoding ABC transporter permease yields MRHYFTILAHEVRTLLYHPGTYIAAVLFLLVMGFVFTGILDDYSRAPQETAPAVRFFQVFWIPVLFMVPLLTMKSFAEERRLGTLETLLTTPVSTAEVVLGKFSAAYLFYLTLWGSTLGFHYILQLYARDTRYLDSGPLIGGYLFIAVSGLLFVAVGILASALTRSQAVAGILCFTFLLGLIGGLSYVSELGTLRQEFFSPVRTALEGLRIPGHVDDFTRGIVDTRQLFFYLTGCILALIFSILGVEAKILNS; encoded by the coding sequence ATGCGCCACTACTTCACCATCCTCGCGCACGAGGTCCGCACGCTGCTTTACCACCCCGGCACCTACATCGCCGCGGTGCTGTTCCTGCTGGTCATGGGTTTTGTCTTCACGGGCATCCTCGATGACTACAGCCGCGCGCCGCAGGAAACCGCCCCCGCCGTGCGCTTCTTCCAGGTCTTCTGGATTCCCGTGCTCTTCATGGTCCCGCTGCTGACCATGAAATCGTTTGCCGAGGAGCGTCGCTTGGGGACGCTGGAAACCCTGCTCACAACCCCGGTGAGCACCGCCGAGGTCGTGCTGGGCAAATTCTCCGCCGCCTACCTTTTCTACCTCACCCTGTGGGGCTCCACGCTCGGGTTCCACTACATCCTCCAGCTCTACGCCCGCGACACCCGCTACCTCGACTCGGGGCCCCTGATCGGCGGCTACCTGTTCATCGCGGTGAGCGGGCTGCTGTTTGTCGCGGTTGGCATCCTGGCCAGCGCGCTTACGCGCAGTCAGGCGGTGGCCGGCATCCTCTGCTTCACCTTCCTGCTCGGGCTCATCGGCGGTCTCAGCTACGTGAGCGAGCTCGGCACCCTGCGCCAGGAATTCTTTTCCCCGGTGCGCACGGCACTCGAGGGTCTCCGTATCCCGGGGCATGTGGATGATTTCACCCGTGGGATCGTCGATACGCGCCAGCTCTTCTTCTATCTCACCGGCTGCATTCTTGCCCTGATCTTCAGCATCCTCGGCGTTGAGGCGAAGATCCTCAACAGCTGA
- a CDS encoding ABC transporter ATP-binding protein, which yields MADIPDITIEVSNLVKTYGSLTAVNHLSFTVKRGEIVGLLGPNGAGKSTTMRILTGFLPATSGSVRICGLPVASHPEATKRHVGYMPENNPLPDDMRVSEYLWFRGRLKEMPRAKLRSRIDEVLELCDLKRNRHRILGRLSKGNKQRVGIAEAILAEPAVIIMDEPTIGLDPHQIIIVRNLIASLRGRMSVIISSHILPEIEETCDRVLIINGGRIVAQGSPADLRQEIFGHTTYRIELAGDTSGLGADLTAIDPTLRVSNLAEPGPDGFIAATLMTEATSDLGEKLLHGLPARGYRLRSLGHIQPSLEDVFLAATRRSWDARLPDKKPVVQGDSRAPLPKV from the coding sequence ATGGCCGACATCCCCGACATCACCATTGAGGTTTCGAATCTCGTCAAAACCTACGGTTCGCTGACCGCCGTCAACCATCTGAGCTTCACCGTGAAGCGCGGCGAAATCGTCGGTCTGCTCGGACCCAACGGCGCCGGCAAGAGCACGACGATGCGCATTCTCACCGGTTTTCTGCCGGCCACCTCCGGCTCGGTGCGCATCTGTGGACTGCCCGTCGCCAGCCACCCGGAGGCCACCAAACGCCACGTCGGCTACATGCCGGAGAACAATCCCCTGCCCGACGACATGCGGGTCTCCGAATATCTCTGGTTCCGCGGGCGTCTCAAGGAGATGCCCCGCGCCAAACTCCGCTCCCGTATCGACGAAGTGCTTGAGCTCTGCGACCTGAAACGCAACCGCCACCGCATCCTCGGCCGGCTGTCCAAGGGCAACAAGCAGCGCGTCGGCATCGCCGAGGCCATCCTCGCCGAACCCGCCGTCATCATCATGGACGAGCCGACCATCGGCCTCGATCCGCACCAGATCATTATTGTCCGCAACCTCATCGCCAGTCTCCGCGGCCGCATGAGCGTGATCATCTCCAGCCATATCCTGCCCGAGATCGAGGAGACCTGCGACCGGGTGCTCATCATCAACGGCGGCCGCATCGTCGCGCAGGGCTCCCCCGCCGATCTGCGGCAGGAGATTTTTGGCCATACGACCTACCGCATCGAGCTCGCCGGCGACACCTCCGGCTTGGGCGCCGACCTCACGGCCATCGATCCGACCCTCCGGGTTTCCAACCTGGCCGAACCGGGTCCCGACGGCTTCATCGCCGCCACCCTCATGACCGAGGCCACCTCCGACCTCGGCGAAAAGCTCCTGCACGGGCTGCCGGCCCGCGGTTACCGCCTCCGATCCCTCGGCCACATCCAGCCCTCGCTTGAGGATGTGTTCCTCGCGGCCACCCGCCGCAGCTGGGACGCGCGCCTGCCCGACAAGAAACCCGTGGTCCAGGGCGACAGCCGCGCCCCGCTGCCGAAAGTCTGA
- a CDS encoding biotin--[acetyl-CoA-carboxylase] ligase has protein sequence MAPTEVSILRELLVSDTGYVSGNKLAKQLGLSRVAVWMQLQKLTKQGFEFEAARSRGYRLLKSPPQLHHALIQAHLASRAKPPTIITLEQVDSTNSEASRQLASGSRTPLVILAREQTQGRGRRGRVWHSPPAGNLYSTFVFRPKLEPARLQDFTLWMGLNVCELIANFCAVEPGMKWPNDVYFNGRKAGGMLTEARIDADEVHDLVFGLGLNLNARSTDLPKDLQKSAISLSEAAGSPLDVNRFAAALIGRVLTACNRFFEGDYRDKFAELWQRFDVLRGQPVSVTQGDRSVAGTATGIDDEGSLIVRTTAGRTERFRAGEVTLSRDAVPAA, from the coding sequence ATGGCTCCCACCGAAGTATCCATCCTGCGCGAACTGCTGGTCAGCGACACCGGCTACGTCTCGGGCAACAAGCTTGCCAAACAGCTCGGTCTGTCCCGCGTGGCCGTCTGGATGCAGCTCCAGAAGCTCACCAAGCAGGGCTTCGAATTCGAGGCCGCCCGGAGCCGCGGCTACCGGCTTCTTAAATCCCCCCCGCAGCTGCACCACGCCCTCATCCAGGCGCATCTCGCCAGCCGGGCCAAGCCGCCCACGATCATCACGCTCGAGCAGGTGGACAGCACCAACAGCGAAGCCAGCCGCCAGCTCGCCTCCGGCAGCCGCACCCCGCTCGTCATCCTGGCCCGCGAGCAGACCCAGGGCCGCGGCCGCCGTGGCCGCGTCTGGCACAGCCCGCCGGCCGGCAATCTTTACAGCACCTTCGTCTTCCGCCCCAAGCTCGAGCCCGCCCGTCTCCAGGATTTCACGCTCTGGATGGGCCTGAACGTCTGCGAGCTCATCGCTAACTTCTGCGCCGTCGAGCCCGGCATGAAGTGGCCCAACGACGTTTACTTCAACGGCCGCAAGGCCGGGGGCATGCTCACCGAGGCGCGCATCGACGCCGACGAGGTGCACGACCTTGTGTTTGGCCTCGGCCTGAACCTCAACGCTCGCTCCACCGACCTCCCGAAGGATCTCCAGAAATCCGCCATCTCGCTGTCCGAGGCCGCCGGCTCCCCGCTGGATGTCAACCGCTTCGCCGCCGCCCTCATCGGCCGCGTGCTCACCGCCTGCAACCGCTTTTTCGAGGGTGATTATCGCGACAAGTTTGCCGAACTCTGGCAGCGCTTCGATGTTCTGCGCGGCCAGCCGGTCAGCGTGACCCAGGGCGACCGGTCCGTGGCCGGCACCGCCACCGGCATCGACGACGAGGGTTCGCTCATCGTGCGCACCACTGCCGGTCGCACGGAGCGTTTCCGCGCCGGTGAGGTCACACTTAGCCGGGACGCCGTTCCCGCCGCCTGA